A genome region from Syntrophorhabdaceae bacterium includes the following:
- a CDS encoding DUF5752 family protein produces the protein MIEGFEFKQCTSILKSTGKKAGNLHKLRDMIARVSDDCIFHHTYQYFLKEHILEYTNDFAHWAGESLEERSLAEQLSSIDPYEFDSINDLRKELLYVIDDYLEKFPEPREAMPGDEFFFNETVTLVFPVGLKAKNLAEFLIAIKFVDIGSIYYHFYEARMRVGDGIDDFSKWIEESLEKKGLAEKIRAVDPFMHNIEDIREHIEKQIEEELRGDMEVMGVEE, from the coding sequence ATGATCGAAGGTTTCGAATTTAAACAGTGTACAAGCATATTGAAATCAACGGGAAAAAAGGCAGGGAATCTCCATAAACTGAGAGATATGATAGCCCGGGTATCCGATGATTGCATATTCCATCATACCTATCAGTATTTCCTGAAAGAACACATCCTTGAATATACAAATGATTTTGCCCATTGGGCAGGTGAAAGCCTCGAAGAACGATCCCTGGCAGAGCAGTTGTCCAGCATAGACCCTTACGAATTCGATAGTATCAATGACCTCCGGAAAGAGCTGTTGTATGTCATAGACGACTACCTTGAGAAATTTCCGGAACCCAGGGAGGCTATGCCGGGAGATGAATTCTTTTTTAACGAGACAGTAACCCTTGTATTTCCCGTAGGATTAAAGGCAAAAAATCTTGCCGAGTTTCTCATAGCCATAAAATTCGTGGACATCGGGTCCATTTACTATCATTTCTACGAGGCAAGAATGCGCGTTGGCGACGGGATAGACGATTTTTCAAAATGGATTGAAGAATCTCTGGAGAAGAAGGGATTGGCAGAAAAGATACGGGCTGTAGATCCCTTTATGCACAACATAGAGGATATAAGGGAGCACATTGAGAAACAGATAGAAGAAGAATTGAGGGGCGACATGGAAGTCATGGGGGTGGAAGAATGA